One Candidatus Fermentibacter sp. genomic region harbors:
- a CDS encoding ATP-dependent DNA helicase, which yields MEGLEEAVAGFFDHGLEGGSAGRFGRRPRQTAMALIVSRSIEDGGRYILEAGTGVGKSLAYLVPSMLSGRRTMISTATLTLQDQLFLRDIPDVAGLLSIPAGTALLKGRGNYLCLRKWRSMPPSEIPADLGEWPEETLSGDFSELPGEPDPAALSRVRSDSLDCLGPSCPARAGCFLMKARAEARRADILVVNHHLLVSASQGEDILPDSDVLIVDEAHRLEDAAAECMGLTLSAGMMMPVIDGIAWSDSPLTEKAGWLSSARIVTSLMEGLLGRPAETAHWIPEEHREDLEAVSSEASSLGASMAGAEGLAGPSAACRKIAATCDSLLAASIDENSIFLEAEGGRPRIRAVPLDPGRLIESEVFSRFRVVIATSATLSVGGSFDYMASRLGLGERDGECDFGSPFDYADQAVITCPPGLPHPDEHGALAGEAWRWGSDLASILGGRTMLLFTSNRNLQLAASAARGSLPPGVRMLVQGEASRRAILESFRSDPGAVIFGTSSFWEGIDLPGDMLQAVVIDRLPFPSPGHPWTASRMKAMEEDGSSSFMGLMLPSAVIRLRQGVGRLIRSSRDRGVVVILDRRLSSSSYGRLIMRSLPAFRGVAPDEALAFARSIAGADRG from the coding sequence ATGGAAGGTCTTGAGGAGGCCGTGGCCGGCTTCTTCGACCACGGCCTCGAGGGCGGGTCGGCCGGGAGGTTCGGCCGGAGGCCGAGGCAGACCGCGATGGCCCTGATTGTTTCCAGATCCATCGAGGACGGGGGCCGGTACATCCTGGAGGCGGGCACGGGGGTGGGCAAGAGCCTGGCCTATCTGGTGCCCTCCATGCTGTCGGGCAGACGCACGATGATTTCCACCGCCACCCTGACGCTCCAGGACCAGCTCTTCCTGAGGGACATCCCCGACGTGGCGGGGCTGCTCTCGATCCCTGCCGGGACCGCGCTCCTCAAGGGGAGGGGGAACTATCTCTGCCTCAGGAAGTGGAGGTCGATGCCACCCTCCGAGATCCCGGCCGACCTCGGGGAATGGCCTGAAGAGACCCTTTCGGGGGATTTCTCCGAACTGCCCGGCGAACCGGACCCCGCCGCGCTGTCGAGGGTGAGGTCGGATTCCCTCGACTGCCTCGGGCCCTCCTGCCCGGCGAGGGCCGGCTGCTTCCTGATGAAGGCCAGGGCAGAGGCCCGCAGGGCCGACATCCTCGTCGTCAACCACCATCTGCTCGTATCCGCCTCCCAGGGAGAGGACATCCTGCCCGACTCCGACGTGCTGATCGTTGACGAGGCCCACAGGCTCGAGGACGCCGCTGCGGAATGCATGGGCCTCACCCTGTCGGCAGGCATGATGATGCCGGTCATCGACGGCATCGCCTGGAGCGATTCCCCTCTGACGGAGAAGGCCGGCTGGCTCTCCTCAGCCCGGATCGTCACGTCCCTGATGGAGGGGCTCCTGGGCAGGCCGGCCGAAACCGCGCACTGGATCCCGGAGGAGCACAGGGAGGATCTGGAGGCCGTGTCGTCGGAGGCCTCCTCACTGGGGGCTTCCATGGCCGGGGCGGAGGGCCTCGCCGGACCTTCCGCGGCCTGCCGGAAGATAGCCGCGACATGCGACTCGCTCCTCGCGGCATCGATCGACGAGAACAGCATCTTCCTCGAAGCCGAGGGCGGACGTCCCAGGATACGTGCGGTACCGCTCGATCCCGGCAGGCTGATCGAGTCCGAGGTCTTCTCGAGGTTCAGGGTGGTGATCGCCACCTCCGCCACTCTTTCCGTGGGCGGGAGCTTCGATTACATGGCTTCCCGCCTCGGGCTCGGCGAACGCGACGGGGAGTGCGACTTCGGGAGCCCCTTCGACTATGCCGACCAGGCGGTCATAACCTGTCCCCCCGGCCTCCCTCATCCCGACGAACACGGCGCCCTGGCCGGCGAGGCCTGGAGGTGGGGGAGCGATCTCGCCTCGATCCTCGGGGGGAGGACGATGCTCCTGTTCACGAGCAACAGGAACCTCCAGCTCGCCGCCTCCGCCGCGCGCGGGTCGCTGCCCCCCGGGGTGAGGATGCTCGTGCAGGGAGAGGCTTCGAGACGGGCCATCCTGGAGTCCTTCAGGAGCGATCCGGGTGCGGTGATCTTCGGGACATCCAGCTTCTGGGAGGGGATCGACCTCCCCGGCGACATGCTACAGGCGGTGGTCATCGACAGGCTTCCCTTCCCTTCGCCGGGCCATCCCTGGACCGCCTCCAGGATGAAGGCCATGGAGGAGGACGGGAGCAGCTCGTTCATGGGCCTGATGCTTCCATCCGCGGTCATCAGGCTCCGCCAGGGAGTCGGGCGTCTCATCAGATCCTCCAGGGACAGGGGGGTCGTGGTGATCCTGGACAGGCGGCTGAGCTCGTCCTCGTACGGCCGGCTGATCATGCGTTCCCTGCCGGCCTTCAGGGGGGTCGCGCCGGACGAGGCCCTGGCCTTCGCACGGTCGATCGCCGGGGCGGACCGCGGCTGA
- the dprA gene encoding DNA-processing protein DprA — translation MLKAASALERTGSGIVHAGSPEFPSILDDIPDPPAILFLRGDLGRFSSIPSVAVIGSRRASQYGLRAARALASGIASRGVGIVSGMARGIDGEAHRGCLEVGGSTIAVLGCGIDVVYPREHAGLAEEIAANGALVTEFPPGTRPEAFNFPRRNRLISGFSRALVVVEAGDRSGTMITVDAALEQGRDVFAVPGEITRTGSRGTNRLLREGAMVATCPGDILESLGITDEPSSGGDPQASCGDPVTDALTRGPAHFDELAGSTGMEAPELQARLLMLEMSGRIVRRPGGFYTLP, via the coding sequence GTGCTGAAGGCCGCCTCCGCCCTCGAGCGCACCGGCAGCGGCATCGTGCATGCCGGATCTCCAGAGTTCCCCTCCATACTCGACGACATCCCCGATCCGCCGGCCATCCTCTTCCTCAGGGGCGACCTCGGCCGTTTCTCCTCGATCCCCTCGGTCGCCGTGATAGGCTCGCGCAGGGCATCCCAGTACGGCCTGCGCGCCGCGCGGGCCCTCGCTTCGGGCATCGCGTCTCGGGGGGTGGGGATCGTCAGCGGCATGGCCAGGGGCATCGACGGCGAAGCCCACAGGGGCTGCCTCGAGGTCGGCGGGTCCACGATTGCGGTTCTCGGCTGCGGCATCGACGTGGTCTATCCGCGTGAACACGCTGGCCTCGCCGAGGAGATCGCCGCGAACGGCGCCCTCGTGACTGAATTCCCGCCCGGCACCCGGCCCGAGGCCTTCAACTTCCCCAGGAGGAACAGGCTGATAAGCGGATTCTCCAGGGCTCTGGTCGTCGTCGAGGCCGGCGACAGGAGCGGCACCATGATCACCGTCGACGCCGCGCTCGAGCAGGGCAGGGACGTGTTCGCCGTCCCCGGCGAGATCACCCGCACCGGCTCCCGGGGCACCAACAGGCTCCTCAGGGAGGGCGCCATGGTCGCGACATGCCCCGGCGACATCCTAGAGTCTCTCGGCATCACAGACGAGCCGTCCTCCGGAGGGGATCCGCAGGCCTCCTGCGGCGACCCGGTGACTGACGCCCTGACGAGGGGCCCGGCCCACTTCGACGAGCTCGCCGGATCGACGGGCATGGAGGCTCCCGAACTGCAGGCCCGCCTGCTCATGCTCGAGATGTCGGGCCGGATCGTACGCCGCCCCGGCGGATTCTACACCCTTCCGTAA
- a CDS encoding polyphenol oxidase family protein translates to MDTAAPLPMPGPGGRLDAPLAAGCAFHVRGTCAFRDTGHGRMVFLRQVHGARIVRDPQGGEEADGMILRRGEGRPALKLADCASLFIASRGFLGAVHAGWRGLASGAVEAIVRAFPEEPELAVAGPCICASCYGVGGNVRKLVVDRSGGEHPEGRLDLRAALVSQARAAGLACAIMHSGPCTMCRPDMFHSFRRDGTGLRNIAWLEG, encoded by the coding sequence ATGGACACTGCAGCACCACTCCCCATGCCCGGGCCCGGCGGTCGGCTGGACGCGCCCCTCGCGGCCGGCTGTGCGTTCCACGTCAGGGGGACCTGCGCCTTCCGCGATACGGGGCATGGCAGGATGGTGTTCCTCAGACAGGTTCACGGCGCCAGGATCGTCCGGGATCCGCAGGGCGGGGAGGAGGCGGACGGCATGATCCTTCGCAGGGGGGAGGGCAGGCCCGCTCTGAAGCTGGCCGACTGCGCATCCCTCTTCATCGCCTCGCGGGGATTCCTGGGAGCGGTGCACGCGGGCTGGCGGGGGCTCGCTTCCGGGGCCGTCGAAGCCATCGTGAGGGCGTTCCCCGAGGAGCCGGAGCTGGCGGTCGCCGGACCGTGCATATGCGCCTCCTGCTACGGCGTCGGCGGGAATGTGAGGAAGCTGGTCGTCGACCGCTCGGGCGGGGAGCATCCCGAAGGGAGGCTCGATCTCCGCGCCGCGCTCGTGTCCCAGGCGAGGGCCGCCGGACTGGCGTGCGCCATCATGCATTCGGGACCCTGTACGATGTGCAGGCCCGACATGTTCCATTCCTTCAGGAGGGACGGGACCGGTCTGCGAAACATCGCCTGGCTCGAAGGGTAG
- the recJ gene encoding single-stranded-DNA-specific exonuclease RecJ: protein MKRWTARNPERPNPDPGLALDHGLPLPMALVLARRGHDPAGFGRFLSPSIDDLSNWDSIPGMRDAAAILAEAASRGSRVLIWGDFDADGLTASAVMHGALEAAGAVPSIHIPDRMEEGYGLGGRAVEIASETGAGTLVTVDCGINACAEVAALESAGIRTVVTDHHEPGPELPKASAIVDPRMSRTGDSCPWASLSGSGTAFLLGRALSEMTGTPGMPGRSIALACIGTICDIVPLSGDNRIIARLGLEMLRNGALPGISALAARAGFDLEGTTGTDVSFRIGPRLNSCGRIASAAPVLELLLADSFEEAVEAADEMERTNDARRILDRKVTEEAARLSAGFEGDPALFLASPEWHKGVIGIAASRLASEEGRPVVLCALDRDGGARGSARGVPGINLFEILSSMSGMLGNFGGHAGAAGLEFRASDLGELRARFNAEVRARLPEGPDAGSVLLDGRLSEDDLTMDLARELSRMEPFGEGNEEPVWITGDARPVEWSRVGGGRHLSCSFSIGGRKLRAIGFGMGGLERPEQGSLDLAYCLRIDEFRGRRELRLHLQDVRPSRRSDGRS, encoded by the coding sequence ATGAAGAGGTGGACCGCACGGAATCCAGAGCGTCCGAATCCTGATCCGGGTCTAGCCCTGGATCACGGCCTGCCTCTGCCCATGGCCCTGGTCCTGGCTCGACGCGGGCACGATCCCGCCGGCTTCGGGCGCTTTCTCTCACCCTCGATCGACGACCTCTCGAACTGGGACTCCATCCCGGGCATGCGTGATGCAGCCGCGATCCTGGCCGAAGCCGCCTCCAGGGGAAGCCGGGTGCTGATCTGGGGCGACTTCGACGCCGACGGGCTGACGGCCTCGGCCGTGATGCACGGGGCGCTCGAGGCGGCCGGGGCTGTACCCTCCATACACATCCCCGACAGGATGGAGGAAGGGTACGGACTGGGCGGCAGGGCCGTCGAGATCGCATCGGAGACCGGGGCCGGAACGCTGGTCACGGTCGACTGCGGCATCAACGCCTGTGCCGAGGTCGCGGCCCTCGAATCGGCCGGCATCAGGACGGTGGTCACCGACCACCACGAACCCGGCCCCGAACTCCCGAAGGCTTCGGCGATAGTCGACCCCCGCATGAGCCGTACCGGAGATTCCTGCCCCTGGGCGTCCCTCTCGGGCTCGGGCACCGCCTTCCTGCTCGGAAGGGCTCTCTCGGAGATGACCGGGACTCCCGGGATGCCCGGGAGATCCATCGCCCTTGCGTGCATCGGAACGATCTGCGACATCGTCCCGCTCTCGGGTGACAACAGGATCATCGCGAGACTCGGACTCGAGATGCTCAGGAATGGAGCCTTGCCGGGCATCTCCGCGCTGGCCGCCCGGGCGGGCTTCGATCTGGAGGGCACTACCGGAACCGATGTCTCGTTCCGGATAGGCCCAAGGCTGAATTCCTGCGGGCGCATCGCTTCTGCCGCCCCCGTGCTCGAACTCCTACTCGCCGATTCGTTCGAGGAGGCGGTCGAAGCCGCTGACGAGATGGAGAGGACGAACGACGCCAGGCGGATCCTCGACCGGAAGGTGACGGAGGAGGCCGCCAGGCTCTCGGCCGGTTTCGAGGGCGATCCGGCTCTCTTCCTGGCTTCGCCGGAATGGCACAAGGGCGTGATAGGGATAGCCGCCTCCAGGCTTGCGTCGGAGGAGGGCCGGCCGGTCGTCCTCTGCGCGCTGGACCGGGACGGCGGCGCGAGGGGTTCCGCCAGGGGCGTCCCCGGGATCAACCTCTTCGAGATCCTCTCCTCCATGAGCGGCATGCTCGGGAACTTCGGCGGCCACGCCGGAGCCGCCGGGCTCGAATTCAGGGCATCCGACCTCGGGGAGCTGCGGGCCAGGTTCAACGCCGAGGTCCGTGCGAGGCTGCCGGAGGGCCCGGATGCCGGTTCGGTGCTGCTGGACGGGAGGCTGTCGGAGGATGACCTGACCATGGATCTGGCCAGGGAGCTCTCGAGGATGGAACCCTTCGGCGAGGGCAACGAGGAGCCGGTCTGGATCACGGGTGACGCCAGGCCCGTCGAGTGGAGCAGGGTCGGGGGCGGCAGGCACCTGAGCTGCTCGTTCTCGATCGGAGGCAGGAAGCTCAGGGCGATAGGATTCGGGATGGGAGGGCTCGAGCGTCCGGAGCAGGGTTCGCTCGATCTCGCATACTGCCTGAGGATCGACGAGTTCAGGGGCCGGAGGGAGCTCAGGCTCCATCTCCAGGACGTCAGGCCCTCCAGGAGGTCCGATGGAAGGTCTTGA
- a CDS encoding tetratricopeptide repeat protein has protein sequence MLRISFIGLCLPLLACSQAIASDASGETSVAVAPFGYGDSDGRWISDKLLDNLESEIGAASGYTFISGGDFEDAASDLGFSSSDFQYGIPPDIACQAASAAGADLVVYGFVSNAGAGNYTVSWNIGIVGSGSTVTPQPSTVIKNGDAVSTLAGQMVASISQEVGQRAQNSLDMAEYHISTENWPMAITSLKQALSVDPALLDANILLASIYMKAEVDSVDRAGEIYGTILAADPANSEALAGLGQISLRNDLPEQARTYFEQAIEADPDNASAYVGLASAFNAMGMIDEAVNSFESALAQNPQNLQARYALGLLYEQLGDYEAAIPHLEGVLAAHPEFANLRLKLVSAYSETGRHAEAADNAILVLEEQPDNMQLALYTAQLEAAAGRSSSAISRLESIISSSGDRQAYMMLATIYRDGGQYGSMQQVFSRLHSAYPNDPVANYMVGAFYYQSGTRQAQVSELVASNIPVWEEAVQNLGTAVSYLNQVTGYRSGQAQEMVAAAQNAIALCEEKIDRVRRYSE, from the coding sequence TTGTTAAGGATCAGTTTCATAGGGCTCTGTCTCCCTCTCCTCGCATGCAGCCAGGCCATCGCATCCGACGCATCGGGCGAGACCTCGGTCGCCGTGGCCCCGTTCGGCTACGGAGACTCCGACGGCCGCTGGATAAGCGACAAGCTGCTCGACAACCTCGAATCCGAGATAGGAGCAGCCTCCGGGTACACCTTCATCTCCGGCGGCGACTTCGAGGACGCCGCCTCCGACCTCGGCTTCAGTTCGAGCGACTTCCAGTACGGCATCCCGCCCGACATCGCCTGCCAGGCCGCATCGGCGGCGGGAGCGGACCTGGTGGTCTACGGGTTCGTCTCGAACGCAGGCGCAGGGAACTACACGGTCTCCTGGAACATCGGGATAGTCGGCTCGGGCAGCACCGTGACCCCCCAGCCCTCGACGGTCATCAAGAACGGCGACGCCGTTTCGACCCTCGCGGGCCAGATGGTCGCCTCCATCTCGCAGGAAGTCGGGCAGCGCGCGCAGAACTCCCTCGACATGGCCGAGTACCACATCAGCACCGAGAACTGGCCGATGGCGATCACCTCCCTGAAGCAGGCCCTTTCGGTCGATCCGGCGCTGCTGGACGCCAACATCCTGCTCGCATCGATCTACATGAAGGCCGAAGTCGACTCCGTCGACAGGGCCGGCGAGATCTACGGCACCATCCTCGCAGCCGACCCCGCCAATTCCGAGGCCCTCGCCGGGCTCGGACAGATCAGCCTCCGCAACGACCTGCCCGAGCAGGCCCGCACCTACTTCGAGCAGGCCATCGAGGCCGATCCCGACAACGCCTCGGCCTATGTCGGCCTGGCCTCCGCGTTCAATGCCATGGGCATGATAGACGAGGCCGTGAACAGCTTCGAGAGCGCCCTGGCCCAGAATCCCCAGAACCTGCAGGCGCGCTATGCGCTCGGCCTGCTGTACGAGCAGCTCGGTGACTACGAGGCCGCGATCCCTCATCTCGAAGGTGTCCTGGCGGCTCATCCGGAGTTCGCCAACCTCAGGCTGAAGCTCGTATCTGCCTATTCGGAGACCGGCAGGCACGCCGAGGCAGCAGACAACGCCATACTCGTCCTCGAAGAGCAGCCCGACAACATGCAGCTCGCGCTCTACACGGCCCAGCTCGAGGCCGCGGCCGGAAGGAGCTCCTCGGCCATCAGCCGCCTCGAGTCCATCATCTCCTCATCGGGCGACAGGCAGGCCTACATGATGCTCGCCACGATCTACCGCGACGGCGGGCAGTACGGCTCGATGCAGCAGGTCTTCTCCAGGCTGCACAGCGCCTATCCCAACGATCCGGTCGCCAACTACATGGTGGGCGCCTTCTACTACCAGAGCGGGACGCGGCAGGCCCAGGTCTCCGAACTGGTGGCCTCCAACATCCCCGTCTGGGAGGAGGCCGTGCAGAACCTCGGGACGGCAGTCTCCTACCTCAACCAGGTCACCGGCTACAGGAGCGGCCAGGCCCAGGAGATGGTCGCCGCCGCCCAGAACGCCATAGCCCTGTGCGAGGAGAAGATAGACAGGGTCCGCAGGTACAGCGAGTAA
- the obgE gene encoding GTPase ObgE has translation MESRFVDRVEIRVASGRGGDGIVAFRREAFVPKGGPSGGDGGRGGSVILVVRRSLSTLLDFRGGSVFKAASGAQGGGNRMTGRDGSDLLLPVPPGTVVTDAVTGERLGDLVEDGQTLIVAEGGVPGRGNARFATSTRQTPRFATPGGRSVERKLILDLKLIADAGLVGLPNAGKSTLLSAVSRARPKIGNYPFTTLHPCLGVVRMGEGFDFVVADLPGLVEGASDGAGLGLRFLRHAERTAILVFVLAPDLGETPMEQLRILRSEMRAYGDSWSAREIIVLSKTDVLTPEGVRDKLEGMPEGTIALSAATGEGVARFLEVLARAVSETRNSRLSSPCPSQEGSDGSCSEGCSPP, from the coding sequence CTGGAATCGAGATTCGTAGACAGGGTCGAAATCCGCGTAGCCTCCGGCAGGGGGGGCGACGGGATCGTCGCCTTCCGGCGCGAGGCCTTCGTGCCCAAGGGCGGCCCGAGCGGAGGCGACGGCGGGCGTGGCGGCAGCGTGATACTCGTCGTCCGCAGGTCCCTCTCCACACTGCTCGACTTCAGGGGCGGATCCGTCTTCAAGGCCGCGAGCGGAGCGCAGGGCGGAGGCAACCGGATGACGGGGCGTGACGGGAGCGACCTCCTGCTGCCAGTTCCGCCGGGCACCGTCGTGACCGACGCAGTGACGGGAGAGCGCCTGGGCGACCTGGTCGAGGACGGGCAGACACTGATCGTCGCGGAGGGCGGTGTGCCGGGCCGCGGAAACGCACGATTCGCCACGTCCACCAGGCAGACTCCGAGGTTCGCGACGCCCGGAGGCAGGAGTGTCGAGCGGAAGCTGATCCTGGATCTCAAGCTCATTGCCGACGCAGGGCTGGTCGGGCTCCCCAACGCGGGCAAGTCCACCCTCCTCTCGGCAGTGTCCAGAGCCAGGCCGAAGATAGGGAACTACCCCTTCACGACCCTCCATCCCTGCCTCGGCGTCGTACGCATGGGGGAGGGGTTCGACTTCGTGGTCGCGGATCTCCCGGGCCTGGTCGAGGGGGCTTCCGACGGCGCCGGCCTGGGCCTGAGGTTCCTCCGCCATGCCGAGAGAACCGCGATCCTGGTGTTCGTGCTCGCTCCGGACCTCGGGGAGACGCCCATGGAGCAGCTCAGGATACTCAGGTCGGAGATGAGGGCCTACGGAGACTCCTGGAGCGCCAGGGAGATCATCGTCCTTTCAAAGACCGACGTGTTGACCCCGGAGGGAGTCCGGGATAAACTCGAAGGCATGCCGGAAGGCACGATCGCCCTCAGCGCGGCGACGGGAGAGGGGGTGGCACGGTTCCTGGAGGTCCTGGCCCGGGCGGTGTCGGAGACGAGGAATTCGAGGCTCTCGTCGCCCTGTCCCTCGCAAGAGGGGTCGGACGGGTCCTGCTCCGAAGGCTGCTCGCCTCCCTGA
- a CDS encoding prepilin-type N-terminal cleavage/methylation domain-containing protein has translation MRSPCGARGGFTLVEVLIASLILAVLVVGIGSFFGHIITQSVIMDDKTQALEIARMGIEEMRSVSMDTVADGSIGPEVTDKFSKYVIVSSPFPLLSNARLVQCLVVWTGANGPDSLSLSTVF, from the coding sequence ATGAGGAGTCCCTGCGGAGCGAGGGGCGGTTTCACGCTGGTCGAGGTGCTCATAGCCAGCCTGATCCTCGCCGTCCTCGTGGTGGGCATCGGCTCTTTCTTCGGGCACATCATCACTCAGTCCGTCATCATGGACGACAAGACGCAGGCCCTCGAGATAGCCCGCATGGGCATCGAGGAGATGCGCTCGGTGAGCATGGACACCGTGGCCGACGGCTCCATCGGCCCCGAGGTGACGGACAAGTTCTCGAAGTACGTGATCGTCAGCTCTCCATTCCCCTTGCTCTCGAACGCAAGGCTCGTCCAGTGCCTGGTGGTGTGGACCGGGGCCAACGGCCCCGACTCCCTCTCACTCAGCACCGTCTTCTAG